Proteins found in one Abyssibius alkaniclasticus genomic segment:
- a CDS encoding TldD/PmbA family protein encodes MPEQLTPFSPFDSQLEIDSALSVLRAATNGADDGELFFERRRSESLVFDDGRLKNASYDAAEGFGLRAVRGEAAGYAHSTEISESALKRAAETARLAVGAGGGVLADGPRSTNRHLYAEIDPIADADFTSKVNLLAALNDYARALDRRVVQVSARLNASLQEVVILRPEGSQFADTRPMAQFYVSVIVEHDGRRETGMAAGGGRHGLAQLMTPDTWQGLVAEALRIALVNLSAEDAPAGMMDVALGNGWPGIMLHEAVGHGLEGDFNRKKSSVFSELMGSRVAAPGVNVIDDGTIPDRRGSITFDDEGTPSARNVLIEDGILVGYMNDRQNGRLLGTGSSGNGRRQSYAHAPMPRMTNTIMLGGQADPADVVAEIKNGIYAVGFGGGQVDITNGKFVFSCTEAYRVKNGKVGAPVKGATLIGDGATALQNIRAIGNDMAMDPGLGSCGKAGQWVPVGVGQPTLLIGGLTVGGSGV; translated from the coding sequence ATGCCCGAACAGCTTACCCCCTTCAGCCCTTTTGATTCTCAACTCGAAATCGACTCAGCCCTGTCAGTTTTGCGCGCTGCCACCAATGGTGCCGATGATGGCGAGTTGTTTTTTGAGCGCCGCCGGTCGGAATCTTTGGTTTTTGATGACGGGCGCCTGAAAAACGCAAGCTATGACGCGGCCGAAGGCTTTGGTTTGCGCGCTGTGCGCGGCGAGGCGGCGGGCTATGCGCATTCCACCGAGATTTCCGAATCAGCCCTGAAGCGCGCGGCAGAAACCGCGCGGCTGGCCGTGGGTGCGGGCGGTGGAGTGCTGGCCGACGGCCCGCGCAGCACCAACCGCCACCTTTACGCCGAGATCGACCCGATTGCCGATGCGGATTTTACCAGCAAGGTGAACCTGCTGGCCGCGCTTAACGACTATGCCCGCGCGCTCGACCGCCGCGTGGTTCAGGTGTCAGCCCGGCTGAATGCCAGCCTGCAAGAGGTGGTCATTCTGCGCCCCGAGGGCAGCCAGTTTGCCGATACGCGGCCAATGGCGCAGTTTTACGTTTCGGTCATTGTCGAGCATGACGGGCGGCGCGAAACCGGCATGGCGGCTGGCGGCGGGCGGCACGGGCTGGCGCAATTGATGACGCCGGACACATGGCAAGGTTTGGTGGCCGAGGCATTGCGCATTGCGCTGGTGAACCTGTCGGCAGAAGACGCGCCGGCCGGTATGATGGATGTCGCCCTTGGCAATGGCTGGCCCGGCATCATGCTGCACGAGGCGGTTGGCCACGGGCTGGAGGGTGACTTCAACCGCAAGAAATCGTCGGTATTTTCCGAACTGATGGGTAGCCGCGTGGCCGCCCCCGGCGTGAATGTAATCGATGATGGCACCATCCCCGACCGTCGCGGCTCCATCACCTTTGATGACGAGGGCACGCCAAGCGCGCGCAATGTGCTGATCGAGGATGGCATCCTCGTCGGCTATATGAATGACCGCCAGAATGGCCGCCTGCTGGGCACAGGCTCCTCCGGCAATGGCCGCCGCCAATCCTACGCCCACGCCCCCATGCCGCGCATGACCAACACCATCATGCTGGGTGGCCAGGCCGACCCCGCAGATGTGGTCGCCGAGATCAAGAACGGCATCTATGCCGTGGGCTTTGGCGGCGGACAGGTCGATATTACCAACGGCAAATTCGTGTTCTCCTGCACCGAGGCCTATCGCGTAAAGAACGGCAAGGTCGGCGCGCCGGTCAAGGGTGCCACGCTGATTGGTGACGGTGCCACCGCGCTGCAAAACATCCGCGCGATCGGCAATGACATGGCGATGGACCCGGGCCTTGGTTCCTGCGGGAAAGCCGGCCAATGGGTGCCGGTCGGCGTGGGGCAGCCGACCCTGCTGATTGGCGGGCTGACGGTGGGCGGGTCCGGGGTGTGA